In Ruminiclostridium papyrosolvens DSM 2782, the following proteins share a genomic window:
- a CDS encoding class II aldolase/adducin family protein, producing MAEKNSSKYLTHEEAAHAIVEVGKRMYLKGFVASNDGNISIKTGENEILTTPTGVSKGYMTPKMLVKVDLEGQVISGSTKPSSELKMHLRVYSENPEVMAVTHAHPPVATSFAIAGIELDRAILPEAVVNLGTVPIAPYATPGSQAVPDSIAPYCREYNAVLLANHGAVTWGKDVFEAYHRLESLEYYATVLMYTGNIIGKANELSSKQISQLVEIRRKLGINTGGTPKGKDLEYKIEDNSPDEFLIRDIIEQVTNTVMKKYKSK from the coding sequence ATGAGGAAGCCGCACATGCCATAGTTGAAGTGGGAAAGAGAATGTACCTAAAAGGCTTTGTAGCTTCCAATGACGGTAACATAAGCATTAAGACAGGTGAAAATGAAATATTAACAACTCCTACGGGTGTTTCTAAAGGCTACATGACCCCCAAAATGCTGGTAAAAGTGGATTTAGAGGGACAGGTTATATCGGGCAGCACAAAACCTTCGTCAGAACTGAAAATGCACCTTCGTGTATATAGCGAGAATCCTGAAGTAATGGCTGTAACCCATGCACATCCTCCGGTAGCTACTTCCTTTGCAATTGCTGGGATTGAACTGGACAGGGCCATTTTGCCCGAAGCGGTAGTAAATCTGGGAACTGTACCCATAGCTCCCTATGCTACTCCGGGCAGTCAGGCTGTGCCTGACTCAATAGCACCCTATTGCAGGGAGTACAATGCGGTACTGCTGGCAAATCACGGAGCTGTAACCTGGGGGAAGGATGTGTTTGAGGCCTATCACCGACTTGAGTCTCTGGAGTACTATGCCACGGTATTAATGTATACCGGAAATATTATAGGAAAAGCCAATGAACTCAGTTCCAAGCAGATTTCACAGCTGGTTGAAATCCGACGTAAGCTTGGAATCAATACAGGTGGTACGCCAAAGGGAAAGGATTTGGAATATAAAATAGAAGATAATTCACCTGATGAATTTTTAATCCGTGATATAATTGAGCAGGTAACAAATACTGTGATGAAGAAGTATAAAAGCAAATAA
- a CDS encoding nuclear transport factor 2 family protein — protein MKDISLQEKVIGMEKKMWEAFASGNSASFGEIVSADAMMICGGFKEIGAEYARIVENVNISNYELSEFDVKVINPNVVLTNYIVKVDCQDYTLAGTFRVSSLWINEDGNWKVVFNQDSNLVSQ, from the coding sequence GTGAAGGATATTTCATTACAAGAAAAAGTAATAGGTATGGAAAAAAAGATGTGGGAAGCTTTTGCATCAGGTAATTCAGCTTCATTCGGAGAGATAGTTTCAGCAGATGCAATGATGATATGCGGAGGATTTAAAGAAATCGGCGCAGAATATGCAAGGATTGTGGAGAACGTAAACATAAGTAATTATGAGCTTAGTGAATTTGACGTAAAAGTAATTAACCCAAATGTGGTTTTAACTAACTACATTGTGAAAGTTGACTGTCAAGATTACACTTTGGCTGGGACATTCAGGGTTTCATCACTTTGGATAAATGAGGATGGTAACTGGAAAGTAGTATTTAATCAAGATTCAAATTTAGTATCTCAATAA